Within Amycolatopsis sp. cg5, the genomic segment GGGACCGCCGAGCACCCCGGCGACCGGCGCCAGGTGCGTCGCGTCGGCGGGACCGCCGAGCGGGGTCTCACCGCGGGCGACGGCCGCGAGCAGCTCCTCGCACTCCTCGGCGGTCGGACGGTGGTGGACGTCCGGGTGCAGCAGCACGGCCAGGACGCTCGCGAGCGGCCCCGACTGGCGTGGCGGGTCGATCTGCCCGGCCGCGACCTTGTGCAGCAGGCTCAGCGTGTTCTCGCTGAGCCCGAACGGGGGCTGGCCTTCGCAAGCCGCGTAAAGCGTCGAGCCGAGCGAGAACACGTCGGCCTCAGAGCCGGGCTCGCCGCCGATGGCCACCTCGGGCGCCAGGTAAGCGGGAGTGCCGGCGATCATCCCGGTCTTGGTGACCGTGACGTCGTCGGTGGCACGGGAGATGCCGAAGTCGGTGATCTTCACGATCCCGTTGCCGCCGAGCAGGATGTTGCCCGGCTTGATGTCGCGGTGCACGATGCCGACCGCGTGCGCTTCCTTCAGCGCCGCCGCGATCTGCGCGCCGATCCTGGCGACCTCGGTCGGCTGCAGCGTGCCCTGCTCCTGCAGCACCTGCGCGAGGCTCGTCGACGGCAGGTACTCCATGATCAGGCAGGGCTGGCCGAAGTCGTCGGTGACGACGTCGAACACGGTGATCGCGTTCGGGTGATGCAGCCTGGCGGCGATCCGGCCTTCGCGCATGGTGCGCTGGCGGGCGTCCTCGGCGTCGTGCTGCTCTAGGCCTGGCTGAAGGAGCAGTTGCTTGACCGCGACCGTTCTGGCGAGAACCTCGTCGTGTGCTTGCCAGACGGCGCCCATGGCGCCGGTACCGATCCGCCGCACTATGCGGTACCGATCGGCGACCAGGCGACCCTCGTCGCTCACGCGACCTCCTTCAGGCTCCGTCTCGCTGCGGGTTCGGTTCCCGCAGAGGGCAAGCGGCGACCGTGGTGGCGCGCCACACGACCAGGAGCGTAGGCACATCTTGTGGCCGGTGTGTCGGCTTTGCCGAGACCGACTCGTGACAAGGCTAAGCGCTCACTCTGCGCACACACATCCGGCACGCATTGAGAGGCGACCTTGATCACATCTGCTGTGCCGAAAGCAGCTTCACTTCGGAGATGAGCCCGCTCGTGCTCTCCGCCATCCGGAGCAGCTGGGTGACCCGCAGGTTGCCGCCGTCCGGCTCGCGCATGGTGACCACCGCGATCACTGAACCATCGGGCTGAACCGTGGCTTCCAGCACCTTAACCGCGTCCATCGAGCTCCAGGCGCGGACCAGGTCGCCCGGTTCGGAGCCGGCGAGCAGCGGATCGAGCAGCGACAGCGCGCCCGTCGGGTTGAAGTCGATCATGTCGTAGAACTTCTTGACGATGTCGAGTTTCTGGGCGGGCGCGGCGGCGGCCGCGACCTGCGGCTTCGCCGTCGAGGGCGCGCCGCCGGTACGTTCCGTGGTCGCGGCGCCGGTTTCGGCGGCCTGCACGACCGCGGGCGATCCGCCGTCCGGCTTGGCCTGCTTGGTGGCGCCGGAGGCACCCTGGCCGCCGGACACGGGGTCCGGCACGGCGAAGCCGCCGAGCGCGGCGGCGCCTGCCGGCTCGACCACGGTGGGCACGTTCTGCTGCTGGCGGTGACCGGCGAGCGAGGCGGCGGCGATCACCGAGCCGGTGAAGAGCGACGCGGCGACCAGCAGGCCGCCGAGCTTGGCGCGCCTGGCGAGGCGGCTCTCGGTCTGCTCGGGTTCGAGCTCCTCCGGCTGCGGCTCCGGCTCGCCCTGCGCGCGGGGCGGGACGAACTTCTGGGGCTCGCGGAAGACCTGCTCGAGGTACTCGCGGTCGACCCGGGTGTCATTGAGGAAGTCCGCCGGGACGATGTCCTCGATGCGGATGGTGTCGACGGTGTCGGATCGGACCGGCTCGCGCCGGGTTCCTTGCCGATCGTGCACGGGTTTCCTCGCGCTTTCTGAGCCGGTCTCGCTCTGCTGTCAGGGGCACGGGCGATTTCTCGCCCCCGGCCGGTTCGGCCGTTCGGTGTAACTCGGTCGTCTTGGTGGACGCGCCGAACCACTGACATCAGGTAACCCTGGGAAACGGGAGCTAACCAGCCCCGGTCGCCGGAATGCGTTCGTGGAACGACGAACGGCACTCTATGTCACCCACCCGGACCAGGAAAAACCGCTTACCGCACTGCACGTGCACGGTATTTGTGCGGCTGCACGTGCAAATGCCGTTACCGACCGTCGCTCTCGATCTTGGCATCGTCACCGAATGTCAGCGTGCGCGTTTCCAGCGTCCTGCTGCCATCCTTATGGGTGACCTCGACGGTATTGATGGTTACTCCGCGATTCTGGTCGATGCTGATCTTCTTCACTTGGAAGTACGCGACATCGGCGTATTTCTGCGCCAGCGCCTGCGGTCCTTGGTCACGCAGCTTGCCGGTGGTCACCGAGGACGCCGTGTTCGGGTCGTCGGCGACGGTGTTGAAGAACTTCTCGGTGTTGTCGCCCATCGCCTGGCTGTCGATCGGGAACGAGTACCAGGGCGCGGAGGTCGTGGTCCGCGCCGGCGGGGTGGGTTCCGGTTTCTGCGGCGCGTTCGGCACCGGCGCGCCGGTGGTCGCCGGACCGCTGCCACCGACGGGCGCGGCGGGCGGCATCATCCCGCCGTCACGCGGGGCGGCCGAGGGTGCGGGCTTGTGGTCGCCGGTCGAGGCCTGGTTCTTGCCACCACCCGCGGAGGGCTTGGCGGCGGGCGTGGCCTGCGGCGTCGTGGTCTTCTGGTTTTCGCTGGTCGCCTGCTGCCCGCCGCGGTAGCCGGGCCAGCTCTGGTTGGAGGCCTGGTTCTCGGCCGGGCTGCCGACCAGCAGCGAGCCTGCGAACAGCAGCGCGACGACCACGCCACCGGAGGAGATCGTGGCGAACCAGGCCGCCTTCTTCCAGGTCTTCGGCGGGGTGACCGACGCGGGCACGGAGCCGAGGTCGAAGGTGCCGAGTCCGTCGGGCTCCGGCGCCAGGTAGACCCGGACGTCGTCCTCTTCTTCCCGGCGCGGCGGGCGCACCGGCTGGGTCATCTTGACCTTGGTGCGGCGGCTGGCCTGGTCCTCGACCGGCTTGGGCGGTGCGACGACGACCGGGGTCTCCGCGGTCATTTCCTCCACGCGGGGCTGGGGCAGCGGCGCGGCCGGGCGGCGCAGCGGCCGCGGCACCGGCGGCCGCGGCACGGGCAGCTCGCCTCGGATGGGGAGAAAGCCATAGTCCGTCTTGACCGGCCTGGTCTGCCGCTCGGCGCGGGGAAGCGAGCCGCTCACCGAGGGATAGAAGGGATTGTCGTCGTGGAGCTCGTGCCGCCCGTGGTCCGGATGAGCGGTGACCGCGGGAGTCCAGGTCCCCGCGCCGTTACGCCGATGCCGCCCCCGTGCGTCCAGAGGATCGCCGAAGGAGTCCGCCCCGATGCTCATGCTGGATCGACCCCCCTCACTCTGCGCCCTGACGCGGTTACCGTCAGACTTAAGCCGAACGGACCAAGCGAGCGGGCATCGGAACGAGCGGAATATCGCGCTGAATACCGAGCAAATGCACGCGCACGCGACGGTAGACGCGCCGGGCCGCTGGCCGGGCGCGTCTCGCGGGCATCGCCCGACCCAGACGCGAGGGTCCACACGCCATTCAGACTAAAAGCTGAATGGGCCATTCGTCTCGTTAGTTGTGCAAGTTGCAGATCTTTCACTCTGACGGGCGCGGCTAAATGGGCCGCGCTTACTCAGAGAGATGATATGCGGTTCCAAACGATCCGTTTTGTCCGAATTTCTGCGATTTTCCGCTGTTCGCGATTACCCGCCGCTGCGATAACGGGCCTGAGTCGACTGCAGTGACTTGGTCGCCACGGCGCCGCTGCCGGCGGCCAAGATGATCGCGAGGATGTCCATCCCGGTGCCGCCCGCGGTGAACAGCCACGCGACGAGCGAGACGGCGGTGGTGCCGCCCGCGAGCGCCCAGCGGCTCTTCACGTACTGGGCGATCGGCGCGCCACCGGCCCGCTTGTTCGCCGCGTTGTTGAGCATCGCGAGATAGCCAAGGTGCCCGAGGGTGGCCAGCACCCCGGCGATCGCGACCAGGATGGCGATCAGATTGATAATCATGCGACCAGTCTGCCCGCAAGGTGTCCGGTTCGTCCTAGGGGTTCACCCTGATTTGGCCGACCGTGCCCGCAAGGTTATGCGCGCTCTCAGCGGCCGAGCCTGCCGCGGCCGAGGTTGAGCAGTGCCATGGCGAGCTGACGGCCGTCGGGGCCGAGTTCGCGGTAGCGGGCGAGCACGTCCATCTCTCGGTTGTAGACGATCCGGGTCCCGCCCGCGGCCATCCGGGCGGCGCCGATGGTCTTCGAGACCTCGACGCGGCGCTTGATGAGGCGGAGGATCTCGGCGTCCAGCCAGTCGATCTCCTGGCGGAGCGCGTCGATCTCTTCGGCGGTGTGCTCGGCGTCGGGCGTGTCCTGCGTCTGAGTGTTCATCGAGACCTCTCTTCGGTCCTGATCATCCTCGGAACCCTGAGCAGACAAAAGCCCCGGGTCCGAGGACTCCGGGGCTTCGGGTGATTCGCTGGGAGGCACTACGCGATCACGGGAGCCGGAGTCCGGGGCCCGTAAAAAAATCGCTCAGCGTGGTGCCGCATGTGATCAGTATGGCACAGCGGCGGCCCGGCGTTCCCTTGCGCCTCGGAGGCGTGCGTGCGCCGCCAAGCTCACTGCCAGCCAAAACATCGGCGCGATCGGCCAGAAGTACGGCACATCCGAAGTAGCCCACCTGATCAGGAAGATCACGGAGAGCGCCACCGCGAAAGCGGCGTGGACGCGCAGCGCCGGATGCGGTGTGAAGCGTCGTCGTGGCGGCGACGGCTGGGGGAGATCGGCGGTGAGCGCGGTCAGCTCGTCGGTGTACTTGACGGCGTAGACGGCACCGAGCCGTTCCTCTGTCTCTTCGAGTGTCAGCCTGCCTTCGGTGACGGCGGACTGCACGAGTGCGGCGACGCGCTCGCGATCGGTGTCGGCGGCGCGGAGTCGATGCGGGATCCGGGTTTCCATAAGACGATCGTCCGCGCGCGAAGTCGATCGCGCGTCGGGCCCGAAGCGGCATCGAAAGCTACGTCCGGTGCGGTAGCCGCGAAACTTGTCGGACGCGCCGAGTAGCGTGGACTCCTGATGGACACCCTCTTCGATCTGCAACCCGAAACCCCGCGGCGGCACGCCGAGCTGCTCGACGACCTCAACGGTGCCCAGCGTGAGGCGGTGACGCACCACGGTGCGCCGCTGCTCGTCGTCGCGGGCGCAGGCTCCGGTAAGACCCGGGTGCTGACCAGGCGCATCGCGTACCTGCTGGCGGAGCGCCATGTGCACCCCGGGCAGATCCTCGCGATCACGTTCACCAACAAGGCGGCCGCGGAGATGCGGGACCGGGTGAACGAGATGGTCGGCAGGCGGGCCAACGCCATGTGGGTGTCGACCTTCCACTCCATGTGCGTGCGGATTTTGCGCCGTGAGGCCAAGACGCTCGACCTGTCGTCGAACTTCTCCATCTACGACTCCGACGACACGAAGCGGCTGATCACGCTCGTGGCGCGGGATCTCGACATCGACCCCAAGCGCTATCCCGCGCGCACGCTCGCGATCCACATCTCGAACCTCAAGAACGAGCTGATCGACGCGGACGGCGCGGCCTCGCAGGCGGCCAACGATCTCGAGCGCCGCGTCGCCGAGGTGTACGCGGAGTACCAGCGCAGGCTGATCCAGGCCAAGGCGATGGACTTCGACGACCTGATCATGCGCACGGTCGAGCTGCTGCAGGTCTTCCCCGACGTCGCCGAGTACTACCGGCGCCGGTTCCGCCACGTCATGGTCGACGAGTACCAGGACACGAACCACGCGCAGTACACGCTGGTCCGTGAGCTGGTCGGGATGGAGACGACCGAGTCGGGCGTGCCGCCCGCCGAGCTGTGCGTGGTGGGTGACGCGGACCAGTCCATCTACGCGTTCCGCGGCGCCACCATCCGGAACATCGAAGAGTTCGAGCGCGACTTCACCGACGCGCGCACCATCCTGCTGGAGCAGAATTACCGTTCCACGCAAACGATCTTGTCCGCCGCGAACGCGGTCATCGCGCGCAACCCGAACCGGCGTGACAAGCGGCTGTGGACCGATTCCGGCGACGGCGAGAAGATCGTCGGCTACGTCGCGGACAACGACCACGACGAGGCCGCCTTCGTCGCGGGCGAGATCGACGCGCTCGCCGACAAGGGCGTCGCGAACTACTCGGACGTGGCGGTGTTCTACCGCACCAACAACCAGTCTCGGGTGTTCGAAGAGATCTTCATCAGACTCGGCCTGCCGTACAAGGTCGTCGGCGGCGTGCGGTTCTACGAGCGCCGCGAGGTCAAGGACATGCTGGCGTACCTGAGGGTGCTGGCGAACCCGGAAGACACGGTCAGCCTGCGGCGGATCCTCAACGTGCCCAAGCGCGGCATCGGCGACAGGGCAGAGGCCGTGGTCGCCACGTACGCCGAGCGCGAGCGGATCTCGTTCGCGCAGGCGCTGCGGGTGGCCGCGACCGGCGACATGCCGCTGATGAACCCGCGCTCCGGCAAGTCGATCACCGGTTTCGTCGAGCTGCTCGACGGTCTCCGCGAGCTCGTCGACGACGGCCAGGAGGTCG encodes:
- the pcrA gene encoding DNA helicase PcrA → MDTLFDLQPETPRRHAELLDDLNGAQREAVTHHGAPLLVVAGAGSGKTRVLTRRIAYLLAERHVHPGQILAITFTNKAAAEMRDRVNEMVGRRANAMWVSTFHSMCVRILRREAKTLDLSSNFSIYDSDDTKRLITLVARDLDIDPKRYPARTLAIHISNLKNELIDADGAASQAANDLERRVAEVYAEYQRRLIQAKAMDFDDLIMRTVELLQVFPDVAEYYRRRFRHVMVDEYQDTNHAQYTLVRELVGMETTESGVPPAELCVVGDADQSIYAFRGATIRNIEEFERDFTDARTILLEQNYRSTQTILSAANAVIARNPNRRDKRLWTDSGDGEKIVGYVADNDHDEAAFVAGEIDALADKGVANYSDVAVFYRTNNQSRVFEEIFIRLGLPYKVVGGVRFYERREVKDMLAYLRVLANPEDTVSLRRILNVPKRGIGDRAEAVVATYAERERISFAQALRVAATGDMPLMNPRSGKSITGFVELLDGLRELVDDGQEVADVLESVLDRTGYRTELEESDDPQDASRVENLTELVTVAREFTEFTVEVAAAIANDENAELVEEADAGVPAPGSLPAFLERVSLVADADSIPDPDGGDDADDAGVVTLMTVHTAKGLEYPIVFCTGWEDGIFPHMRALGDPTELAEERRLAYVAITRARERLYLSRAMTRSAWGQPMNNPASRFFDEIPAELLDWRREEPVSRAFGGTGNFGSPRVATTWGSKQRSESTSFGSPAKGWKDTVALKLEVGDRVSHDKYGLGTVLSCDGTGPRATATIDFGGSGKVRLMLIGSVPMVKL
- a CDS encoding DUF1707 domain-containing protein, whose translation is METRIPHRLRAADTDRERVAALVQSAVTEGRLTLEETEERLGAVYAVKYTDELTALTADLPQPSPPRRRFTPHPALRVHAAFAVALSVIFLIRWATSDVPYFWPIAPMFWLAVSLAAHARLRGARERRAAAVPY
- a CDS encoding serine/threonine-protein kinase, with protein sequence MSDEGRLVADRYRIVRRIGTGAMGAVWQAHDEVLARTVAVKQLLLQPGLEQHDAEDARQRTMREGRIAARLHHPNAITVFDVVTDDFGQPCLIMEYLPSTSLAQVLQEQGTLQPTEVARIGAQIAAALKEAHAVGIVHRDIKPGNILLGGNGIVKITDFGISRATDDVTVTKTGMIAGTPAYLAPEVAIGGEPGSEADVFSLGSTLYAACEGQPPFGLSENTLSLLHKVAAGQIDPPRQSGPLASVLAVLLHPDVHHRPTAEECEELLAAVARGETPLGGPADATHLAPVAGVLGGPAPGSTQLFEGENGHSGTLLDQPGQSRQGGFYDNEYDYDDGGSYPQNDYDNAAYDSGFDRTTALPPAGPPPGPNATRAVPMSDYDDYDDDFDDEPAPPPPPAPRRPVAEPAAKDDEEKPGAWKKPAIIGGIVLVGLIAMGIWVFSPRSSTATTDTKPSTSAPSSPKSSPSTTDTPPTEESTTPTETTTKKTTSSEKTTSEKTSTKTTPPETTKTTPTSKTTTSKSTTTPPSSDTTSTPAGG
- a CDS encoding chorismate mutase, coding for MSAQGSEDDQDRREVSMNTQTQDTPDAEHTAEEIDALRQEIDWLDAEILRLIKRRVEVSKTIGAARMAAGGTRIVYNREMDVLARYRELGPDGRQLAMALLNLGRGRLGR